The sequence below is a genomic window from Nakaseomyces glabratus chromosome F, complete sequence.
CAATACGTAATCTGATATTACCGGAATAGCAATTTATAAACGCTATAAAACTAATATGGACTACGAAGTTAATGCGAATCAAATTCCCGTTCTGGGCATAGAACAAGGGCTGATACCAGACAATCTAGATGGATCAGTTAAAGCAGATACAGCAACCAGTACAGCAATGAACATGAACGATAAATCAGAGATATCAAATGACGGTAGCCATTCTATACATACTAGTAATCCAAATAACAATGGTGAAAACGGTAAGAATGGAGGAAAACCAGCATCGAATGATTTTGTAAGAAAACTTTTCAACATTTTAGAAAGCAATCAATATTCAAACATAGTTAGATGGTCAAATACCGGTGACAGTTTTGTGGTGCTTGATACAGGAAAATTCACAACTCAGATTTTACCGAATCATTTCAAGCATTCTAATTTTGCAAGTTTTGTCAGACAACTCAATAAGTATGATTTCcataaaattaaaagaacCAATGAAGAAAGACAGAAAAGTATATATGGCGAACAAAGCTGGGAGTTCGAGAATCCTAActtcaaaataaatgatgaaaagtCGCTGGATCTTATCAAGAGGAAAACACCAGCCCAAAGAAAAGTTATGCTGGAAGATGCGAGCGCACCTTCACAAAAAACCCCCGAGTTGCTGTCAGTTCAAAGCGAAAACAAGTTAAAGTCTGCGCTGTTAAGCAATACTgtaaaaaaagatatttttaataaCCTTAGGAAAAGAGTGGATAAAATGCAAAAAGATATGGATACAGTTATGATGGATAATTACAATTTGAAGTCGGATTATCAAAAACTCGCGACAAAATATAACACACTATTAGACAGCTTAATAACATTTCGAACTGTTAATGAGAACTTAATCAATAACTTTAATGCGCTATGTAATGTTTTAAGTTCTAAAGGAGTGGAGCTACCTTCTTCAGTTTATGAAAATatgaatattaatattcctGTACCAAGTGGACAATCACCAGTAAATATTTCACCTTCACCATCTTTAGGAATACCAATAAAAAATAGCACAATGAGCCCTTCATTGCCTTCCATGAAATCGCTACAAAATACACCATCATTGACTGGTAAACTATCTACAAATCAAAGACTTGACTTACCACCAAATAGTCAGGGAATATTATCCGACACTAATGTAGGACAAACTGAATCGCCAGAAATTCAGATGCCAATATCCTCCAACTCATCAAGCACAACCAAAGAGGTAGACCAAAATATCGTCTTAAGGAAAGGTTTTCATGTATTACTTGTAGAAGATGACTCTGTTTCTATCCAATTATGTTCAAAGTTTTTGAGAAAATACGGATGTACTGTACAAGTAGTAACTGATGGTCTTTCAGCCATATCAAACCTTGAGAAATTTAGATACGACTTAGTATTGATGGACATAGTGATGCCTAATTTGGACGGTGCAACTGCAACATCAATTGTAAGAAGTTTTGATAACCAAACACCTATTATTGCCATGACAGGTAACATTGAGGATCAAGATCTAATCACATACCTACAACACGGAATGAATGACATTCTAGCCAAACCATTTACTCGAAACGATCTACACTCTATATTAATAAGGCATTTGAAAGATAGGATCCCACTTTGTGACCAGAATAGGGGGTCAGGTATTACTTCCGAGTCACCAAATCTTCCTCCTACGCAACATATTATAAGTTCTCAGCAAAATAATGAACAAAACTCCTCACTTCCCCAAAGTTTACCCCCAATACATCCTCCAAATCATCAGAGTCCACTATTCAACAATAGAGCCTCGAATATTACACCACTAGCTCCATTGAATTCTGCAATGTCTCCACAATCTCCATCACATTTGGAAAGACCTTTAACCAATCGATCTCCGCTTGGTATGACTCCGTTAAATGATGGACAGCCTGCATTTAAGAAGCAACATACGTAATTTTGCATCTCTAACTAGTATTTTATTCCTGTAAAACTATTAATACG
It includes:
- the SKN7 gene encoding kinase-regulated stress-responsive transcription factor SKN7 (CAGL0F09097g~Predicted transcription factor, involved in oxidative stress response; required for induction of TRX2, TRR1 and TSA1 transcription under oxidative stress); translation: MDYEVNANQIPVLGIEQGLIPDNLDGSVKADTATSTAMNMNDKSEISNDGSHSIHTSNPNNNGENGKNGGKPASNDFVRKLFNILESNQYSNIVRWSNTGDSFVVLDTGKFTTQILPNHFKHSNFASFVRQLNKYDFHKIKRTNEERQKSIYGEQSWEFENPNFKINDEKSLDLIKRKTPAQRKVMLEDASAPSQKTPELLSVQSENKLKSALLSNTVKKDIFNNLRKRVDKMQKDMDTVMMDNYNLKSDYQKLATKYNTLLDSLITFRTVNENLINNFNALCNVLSSKGVELPSSVYENMNINIPVPSGQSPVNISPSPSLGIPIKNSTMSPSLPSMKSLQNTPSLTGKLSTNQRLDLPPNSQGILSDTNVGQTESPEIQMPISSNSSSTTKEVDQNIVLRKGFHVLLVEDDSVSIQLCSKFLRKYGCTVQVVTDGLSAISNLEKFRYDLVLMDIVMPNLDGATATSIVRSFDNQTPIIAMTGNIEDQDLITYLQHGMNDILAKPFTRNDLHSILIRHLKDRIPLCDQNRGSGITSESPNLPPTQHIISSQQNNEQNSSLPQSLPPIHPPNHQSPLFNNRASNITPLAPLNSAMSPQSPSHLERPLTNRSPLGMTPLNDGQPAFKKQHT